The Vibrio marisflavi CECT 7928 region TGCTCGCTACCTACGCTATGCGGGTTATGATTTAACGTTTGTTCGTAACATTACTGATATCGATGACAAAATCATTAAGCGTGCAGCAGAAAACAATGAAAGTTGTGACTCCCTTACTAATCGTTTGATCGGTGAAATGCATCATGACTTTGATGCTTTGAACATGAAACGACCTGATCATGAGCCAAGAGCAACAGAGTTTATTGCCGAAATCATTCAAGTAGTCGAAAAGCTTATCGAGAAAGGTTTCGCATACGTTGCCGACAATGGTGATGTGATGTTTGAAGTGAGCAAGTACGATGACTACGGCAAGCTATCTAGACAAGATCTAGACCAGTTGCAAGCGGGTGCTCGTGTTGATATTGAAGTGACTAAGCGCAGCCCACTTGATTTCGTATTGTGGAAAATGTCTAAGCCGGGCGAACCTACTTGGGAATCGCCTTGGGGACCAGGCCGTCCAGGTTGGCACATTGAATGTTCTGCGATGAACTCGTCTATCTTAGGTGACCACTTTGATATTCACTGTGGTGGCTCAGATCTACAGTTCCCACACCACGAGAACGAAATTGCTCAGTCTGTTTGTGCCCATGACACTACATATGTGAACACTTGGATGCACAGTGGAATGGTGATGATCGATAAAGAGAAGATGTCGAAGTCACTAGGAAACTTCTTCACAATTCGCGACGTTCTAGATCATTACGATCCTGAAACGGTTCGCTATTTCTTGATGTCTGGCCACTATCGTAGTCAGCTAAACTACAGTGAAGAAAACCTAAATCAAGCTCGCTCTGCTTTAGAAAGGCTATACACTTCGTTACGTGGTTTGGATTTGTCAGTTCAAGCTAGTGGTGGTGAAGAGTATAAAGCTCGTTTTGTTGAAGCAATGAATGATGACTTCAATACACCAGAAGCGTATTCGGTTCTGTTCGATATTGCTCGCGAAATCAACCGTGTTAAAGGTGAAGATTTAGATAAAGCCAACCAGCTAGGTGCGCTTCTTCGTGAGCTTGCTGATGTGATTGGTATTCTAGGTCAAGATCCAGAAACCTTCTTGAAGGGTGACGCAGGAGATGACGACGAAGTTGCTGAAATCGAAGCGCTTATCAAGCTTCGCAATGACTCGCGTGCTGCAAAAGATTGGGCGAACGCTGACCTTGCTAGAGACAAGCTTGCAGCGATGAATATCGTGCTTGAAGATGGCCCACAAGGTACAACGTGGCGCAGAAAATAGTTCACTAAATTCATATAGATTTAAAAGGGGTTGGGAGTCAGCCCCTTTTTATTAATTTCATATCGTTAATGAGGCAATACTCAGTGGCACAGATGTACTTCTACTACTCTGCAATGAATGCGGGTAAATCGACCACACTTTTACAATCTTCTTTTAACTATCAAGAACGCGGCATGAATCCGGTAATTTTTACTGCAGCTTTAGATGATCGCTATGGTGTGGGTATTGTCAGTTCTCGAATTGGCTTGCAGTCAGACGCTCAATTATTTCAGCCGAGTACTAACTTATTTGATGTTGTAACAACGCTAAATGAGCTTGAGCCTCGCCATTGTATTCTGATTGATGAGTGCCAGTTTTTATCTAAAGAACAGGTGTACCAGCTTACAGAGATTGTTGATAAGTTGAATATCCCTGTACTCTGTTATGGCCTTCGTACGGATTTTCGTGGTGAGCTGTTTGAAGGAAGTCAGTACTTGCTCTCTTGGGCAGATAAGTTGATAGAGCTGAAAACAATATGTCACTGTGGCAGAAAAGCGAATATGGTGATTCGAACTGATGAAAGTGGCAAAGCTATCGCGGAAGGTGACCAAGTTGCGATTGGCGGTAACGACAAATATGTTTCTGTCTGCCGGCAGCACTATAAAGAAGCGTTAGGAAAATAAACCTTAACCTAGAAACGAAAAACGGAGCACTTGGCTCCGTTTTTTTGTGTTCGAATAATAAAAATATTAACGAGCACGGAAGACGATGCGACCTTTTGATAGATCGTATGGAGTCATCTCTACAGTGACTTTATCGCCAGTAAGAATACGGATATAGTTTTTGCGCATTTTACCAGAGATGTGAGCAGTTACTACGTGACCGTTTTCTAGCTCAACGCGGAACATAGTGTTTGGTAGAGTATCAAGAACAGTGCCTTGCATTTCAATTACGTCTTCTTTAGCCATTTAATCCTCTTTAGACATCGGGCATTTTCAACGGCTTGAATTCTGCCGTTAAAAGGTAATTATGTAAAGTTGGGGCGTATTCTACCCTTGCCAACGCTGATTTACTAGTTTTTGATGGCGTTGAAATCGTGTTTTGTAATTCATCGCAGGGCATTCGTTGATTTGGTAGCCTAAATAGAGCCATTGTTTACCTTGTTGCTGACAATGTTTTATCTGCAAAAGCACGCTTAAAGTACCTAGTGAGAGGCTAAAGTCAGGATCAAAAAAGGTGTAAAACGCACTTGCACTGTTGGTCAGAATATCGGTAACGGCAACAGCGATTAACTCACCATTAGAATATACATGAAGGTATTGAGTGTTGAGCCAAGAGCAGTTTGAAAACTGGCTGAACTCTTTTTTCTTAGGAGGGTACATAGTGCCGTTCATATGTCTGGCATTGATGTATCTTGAATACAAATCAAACCAATTGTCATCGAGTGTGTCTTTCAGCAGCCAAGTAAAACTTTCAGATTTTGCCAATAGCCGCTTTTGACTCTTTGATGGGATAAAGTCGTGTACCGAGACTCGAATAGGTACGCAAGCCTTACACTGATCACAATGCGGCTTGTAGATGGTATCGCCACTTCGTCTAAAGCCGTTTGCCAACAATACCTCATAGCTAGACACAGAATGCATCTGGTTGTCCAACGCAACGGCAACTCTCTCTTCTTTGTTTGCAAGATAACTACAAGCGTGGCTGTCGGTTAATCCAATTCGAATTTCTTGTAAATCTGAGCTCATTATTTACCTCTTAAGCTTTGCTATTTAGCCACTGAGAGTCGAAGCATCCTGAGTGAATGGGCTTATCTCTAAAGGATAGCAAGTATTGCATAAATTGGCTGCGCTCCAATTCGAAAGCTCCTAGTGATTCAAGGTGCGTGTTCATGACTTGGCAGTCAATGAGTTGCCCACCATGCTTTGCAAAATGGCGGCAGAAGTACCAAAGTGCAATCTTTGATGCATTTGTTTTCAGGCTAAACATCGATTCACCACAAAATATTTCCCCTATAGAAATACCGTATAAACCTCCAATTAGCTCGCCCTCTAACCAAACTTCTACAGAATGGCACTGTCCAAGATCTACTAGTGTGGAGTAAGCGCTGATCATCTCGTCGTTTAGCCATGTGTCTTTTGCAGATCTCACACTAGAACAGTAACGAATTACTTGTTTCGTTGCTGTATTGATACTGACTTGATAATTGTGCTTGCGCTGGAACTTTTTCAAGCTTTTAGACGGTGTATATGTGTTAGGATCAAACACTGCTCTAGGAAATGGGCTCCACCATAAGATTGGTTCTCCCGGTCCATACCAAGGAAATATGCCATTCTTATAAGCGTTAAGAATACGTTTTGGAGATAAATCCCCTCCAAAAGCGAGCAAGCCGTTTGGCTCAACCATTGCGCTTTCAGTGGGTGGAAAATCTACCGTATTTTTATCAAGTTCAGTGAGATAAATTGCCATAGTGAATAAAGTATACAAGAGGAGAGCAAAGTGAGAAATTGGTTATGGATATTATTGATTTTTCCTATGATTGCCAATGCAAGTTACGATCGAAATACTGCTCGCCCGGTAAATAAAGTGGTGTTTGGCAAGGTCGATTCGGTGCGCTATATCACTAAGGAAGATATTAGGCGTTCGCATGCAACTGGCTGGGAAACGCTATTGGGCGGTGTTGTAGGTGGTATTATTGGTAATCAATTTGGCGGTGGAACGGGCCGTCAAGTTGCGACTGCAGTTGGTGCGGTTGCTGGAGCTGGCATTGCTCAAAACCATTACAATCAAGAATATCGCGTTGAATATAGACTGGTAGAATTGCTGATTAAAACTGATAAAGGCAAGTTGATTGATGTTATTCAAGATGTTGACCCAGATATGATATTCCAGCGTGGAGATAGTGTTCGAATCCTGTACTTCAATGATGGCGTTCGAGTCGACCAAACTTATGACTCCGACTATTAAATGAGATCTCGCTCATTTGTTCTGGAGTTAGCGTGTAAATTTGGTTAGTCTGAGTTCACGAAGAATTTAGCCGCCCCTCGATAATAAATGAAACTGATGGGCGGTGCAGGAAACACGAACATTAATGGATAGCCTTACGTTAAACCCAATTAACTTAGTCAATGGTGAAATTAATTTACCGGGCTCTAAAAGCGTATCTAATCGCGCACTTTTGCTTGCCGCTCTAGCAAAAGGCAAAACGCGTCTAACCAACTTGTTAGACAGTGACGATATTCGTCATATGCTCAATGCACTGACCAAGCTGGGTGTTACCTACTCACTTTCAAGCGATAAAACAGTATGTGAAGTGGAAGGGCTTGGGCGTGCATTTGATTGTGATGCAATGCAAGAGTTATTTCTTGGCAACGCTGGTACAGCAATGAGACCACTGGCAGCTGCACTTTGTGCAAGCAGTGGAGATTTTGTGCTAACGGGTGAGCCAAGAATGAAAGAGCGTCCGATTGGCCATTTGGTGGATGCGCTTCGTCAAGCTGGTGCCGATGTTGAATATTTGGAGAACGAAAACTATCCACCTCTAAAAATCAAAGGCACAGGTATAAAAGGTGGCACTGTCTCAATCGACGGTTCAATCTCAAGCCAGTTTCTTACCGCATTTTTGATGTCTGCACCACTTGCGAGTGGTGATGTGACTATTAACATTGTGGGTGAGTTGGTCTCTAAGCCATATATAGATATTACCTTGTACATCATGCAGCAGTTCGGCGTTGAAGTAATTAATAATGATTACCAGACGTTTGTGATTAAAGCAGGACAGCAATATGTTGCCCCGGGTGATTTCCTAGTAGAAGGAGACGCGTCATCTGCGTCGTATTTCCTAGCTGCAGCGGCCATTAAAGGCGGTGAAATCAAAGTGACGGGTATTGGCAAAAATAGTATCCAAGGTGATATTCAATTTGCGGATGCACTGGAGCAAATGGGCGCTGAGATTGAGTGGGGTGATGACTATGTGATTTCACGTCGTGGCGAGTTGAAAGCAGTGGATATGGACTTTAACCACATTCCAGATGCTGCAATGACGATAGCAACCGCAGCTCTATTTGCTGAAGGCACGACAGCCATTCGTAATGTTTACAATTGGCGAGTCAAAGAAACCGACAGATTGTCAGCGATGGCTACTGAGCTGCGTAAAGTTGGTGCTGAAGTAGAAGAAGGTGAAGACTACATCATCATTAAGCCGACGGATAATTTACAGCATGCGAAAATCGACACTTATGATGACCACCGTATGGCAATGTGTTTTTCATTGGTTGCTCTGAGTGACACACAAGTCACTATTAATGATCCTGGTTGTACGTCAAAGACGTTCCCAGATTATTTCGACAAACTACAACAGCTAAGTCAATAAGCTTGCGAAAAATCTACTTTAAACCCGCTGCTATGGCGGGTTTGTTGTTTTTGGCTTCGCTTATCTAAAGCTGAGGTTAACTACAAGTTTACAAGTCGATACAGACTAAATACTGGCTATCCATCCAGTTCTTTATTATCATTCCACTATTAATTGTCTACGATTAGGTTTTAAAGTGATAGGACGCCTTCGAGGAACGCTGATAGAAAAATTACCGCCGGAATTGCTTATTGAAGTTAATGGGGTCGGGTATGAAGTCCAGATGCCAATGAGCTGTTTTTACGAATTGCCCAATGTAGGCGAAGAAGCCACTATTTATACACACTTTGTTGTACGCGAAGATGCGCAGCTCCTATATGGATTTAATACCGTTAAAGAGCGTGCGTTGTTTCGAGAAGTGATCAAAGCAAATGGAGTAGGGCCGAAACTAGGTTTAGGTATTCTTTCCGGAATGACGGCGATGCAGTTTGTTTCTTGTGTCGAACGAGAGGATATTTCGACATTAGTGAAGTTGCCAGGGGTGGGTAAAAAAACCGCAGAGCGACTAGTTGTGGAAATGAAAGACAGGCTTAAAGGATGGGGAGCTGGTGACTTGTTTACTCCAGCTGATGATATGTCTGCAATAGATAGTCAGCCAGCAGCCAATCAATCTAATTTTGAAGAAGAAGCAATTAGCGCGTTATTAGCGTTAGGTTATAAGCCAACTCAAGCCTCTAAAGTGGTGTCTCAAGTTGCGAAACCGGACATGAGTAGCGAAGCTCTGATTCGCGAAGCACTGAAGTCGATGGCATAAGGAAGCTATTTTATGATTGAGGCAGATCGTTTAATCGCCCCAAATAACCCAACTTTCAAAGATGAAGATGTTATTGATCGTGCTATTCGACCAAAGAAGCTTGAAGACTATAAGGGACAAGACCATGTTCGTAGTCAAATGGAGATCTTCATTAAGGCTGCTCAGTTGCGAAATGAGGCGCTTGATCATTTGCTCATCTTTGGTCCACCGGGGTTGGGTAAAACGACCTTAGCAAATATTGTCGCCAATGAAATGGGCGTTAATATCCGTACGACGTCTGGTCCTGTATTAGAGAAGGCTGGCGATTTGGCTGCGCTTCTTACCAACCTTGAAGAAAATGATGTCTTGTTCATTGACGAAATTCATCGCCTAAGCCCAATGGTTGAAGAAGTCCTGTATCCTGCTATGGAAGATTATCAGCTTGATATCATGATTGGTGAAGGACCAGCGGCTCGCTCAATCAAAATCGATCTCCCACCTTTTACACTAATTGGTGCGACGACTCGTGCGGGCTCTTTGACTTCACCATTGCGTGACAGGTTTGGTATCACCCAGCGTCTAGAATATTATCAAGTTGCAGATCTACAAAACATAGTGCAGCGCAGCGCTCATTGCTTAGAGCTCTCTATGGACCCTGAAGGGGCGATGGAAATTGCTCGTCGAGCTAGAGGCACTCCGCGAATTGCAAACCGGCTACTACGTCGTGTCAGAGATTATGCAGAAGTGAAAGCCGATGGTCATATTTGTTCAAATATCGCCGATAAGGCGCTCAACATGCTTGACGTGGACGTGCAGGGCTTTGATTATATGGATCGCAAGCTTTTACTCGCTATTATGGAAAAGTTCTCGGGTGGTCCTGTTGGTCTAGACAATATGGCGGCAGCCATTGGTGAAGAAAAAGACACTATCGAAGATGTACTAGAGCCATATCTCATTCAACAAGGCTATTTACAGAGAACCCCAAGAGGAAGAATTGTCACAGATCGGGCATATCTTCATTTTGGAATTGAAAAATAAAGTTGCACTGGAATAACTTTGTAAGAGAGTTTTATTTGTGATATGAATCACAAAAAATCGCATTGCATATCGTCGTTATAAGTAACTTTAAGTTGAAAATTGTTAATTCATTGTGCAATAATTCCGGGCGAAAATGCTCTACTTTACCAAGTGATAACATCCTGCCTGTTTGAAAATTGATCTAGATCAATTCATGCTATTTTTCAAAAAAATTCAGCCAATATATTTGACCTAAATCAACGCGGATTTGGTCAATATTTTTTTTGAAACCTCCTGTTTTTATAAGTACTATTACGCTCGGCTTAACAAGCTGATGCTTAACAATTCATTAACCACTTTGGTACATATTTGCATCTGATTCGCGTCTGTTCGCTACAAGATCAGGCAAAGCGTTGCAGTATGTAGAGAGTGTCAAACAGCTGGCACACAGGAGTTATCATGATTGACATAGTTGATCTGTCGCGTCTGCAATTCGCGATGACAGCAATGTATCACTTCTTATTCGTACCATTGACTCTCGGCATGACATTTATTCTTGCTATCATGGAGTCATTGTACGTAATGACCAACAAGCAAATCTACAAGGACATGACAAAGTTCTGGGGTAAGCTTTTTGGTATTAACTTTGCGCTTGGTGTGGCTACAGGCCTAACCATGGAATTCCAGTTTGGTACAAACTGGGCATATTACTCTCACTACGTGGGTGATATTTTCGGCGCACCTCTAGCGATTGAAGGCTTAGTTGCTTTCTTCCTTGAATCTACGATGATCGGTTTATTCTTCTTCGGTTGGGATAGACTATCAAAACGCCAACACTTAGCAGTAACTTGGTTGGTTGCGATAGGTTCAAACTTCTCAGCACTATGGATCTTGATCGCGAACGGTTGGATGCAAAACCCTGTGGGTGCGCACTTCAACTTTGAAACCATGCGCATGGAGATGGTGAGCTTCTCTCAAATCATCTTTAACCCGGTTGCACAAGTTAAATTCGTTCACACTGTAGCGGCAGGTTACACTACCGGTGCGATGTTCGTTTTAGGCATCAGTTCATACTACATTCTTAAAGGTCGCGACCTACCATTTGCTCGTCGCTCATTTGCGATCGCTGCATCGTTTGGTATGGCTGCAATCTTATCTACTCTTGTTCTTGGTGATGAATCTGGTTACGAAGTGGGTGAAGTGCAGAAAGTGAAGCTTGCTTCGATTGAAGCTGAGTGGAACACTGAGCCGCCACCGGCATCATTTACTCTGTTCGGTCTACCTAACCAAGAGACGAGAAAAACAGACTACGCAATTAAGATTCCTTACTTAATGGGTATTATTGCAACACGTTCTGTTGATACTCCTGTTATGGGCTTGAACCAACTGCGTGAACGTAACGTAGAGCGTATTAAGAACGGTATGATTGCATACGGTTTGCTTGAGAAACTACGTGGTGGTGACAAGTCAGAAGCGACTGTACAAGCGTTTGATAAAGTGAAACATGACCTAGGTTATGGCTTACTGTTGAAGCGTTATACTAAGCAGGTTACCAACGCAACACCTCAACAGATCCAAAAAGCGGCAGATGACTCTATCCCTGAAGTTTGGCCTATATTCTGGTCATTCCGTATCATGGTTGCTTGTGGCGTTATCATGCTGGCTGTATTTGGTGCTGCATTTATTCAAGTATGTCGTCAAAAAATCGGTTCAAGCAGGTGGATCCACAAAGCTGCGCTTTACAGTATCCCTCTACCTTGGATTGCGGTTGAAACTGGTTGGTATGTTGCCGAAGGTGGACGTCAGCCGTGGGCTGTGGGTGGAATTCTTCCGACCTATGACGCAGCCTCTCCTCTGACAGCATCAGATATTTGGACGTCATTGATTGTTGTCCTTGCATTCTACAGCTGCTTGCTAGTTGCAGAAATGTACTTGATGGTGAAGTTTGCACGCAAAGGGCCAAGTAGCCTTAAAACTGGCCGATACCATTTCGAAAACGGTGAAAACTCTGTCGAAGACAAAGTAAATCGCCAAGTAGAAGCGTAAGGCGGGGGATAAATTCAAATGTTTGAATACGAAACGTTAAGATTAATTTGGTGGGTTCTGATCGGTGTTCTGTTTGCCGGTTTTGCAATCACAGATGGTTTTGACATGGGCGTAGGTGCATTAGTACCTATGCTTGGTAAAACTGACAACGAACGTCGTGTAATGATCAACACCATTGCACCACACTGGGATGGTAACCAAGTATGGTTAATCACCGCTGGTGGTGCATTGTTCGCAGCATGGCCATTAGTTTACGCAACGTCTTTCTCTGGCTTCTACCTAGCTATGATCGCGACTCTAGCAGCACTTTGGCTTCGTCCAGTTGGTCTAGACTACCGCTCAAAGATTGAAAGCAAGAAATGGCGTAAGAACTGGGATATCTGTATCTCTGCAAGTGGTATAGTTCCGCCAATCATTTTTGGTGTGGCTTTTGGTAACTTGCTACAGGGCGTACCATTTAACCTAAGTGAATACCTGATGCCAACGTATCATGGTTCATTCTTTGGCTTGCTCAACCCATTTGCGATTCTATGTGGTCTTGTTAGCTTGTTCATGATTTTGCTTCAAGGTACAACTTGGCTGCAAATGAAAACAACAAGTGACTTACACAACAGATCAAAAACACTGACTCAAGTGCTTGGTCTAC contains the following coding sequences:
- the aroA gene encoding 3-phosphoshikimate 1-carboxyvinyltransferase yields the protein MDSLTLNPINLVNGEINLPGSKSVSNRALLLAALAKGKTRLTNLLDSDDIRHMLNALTKLGVTYSLSSDKTVCEVEGLGRAFDCDAMQELFLGNAGTAMRPLAAALCASSGDFVLTGEPRMKERPIGHLVDALRQAGADVEYLENENYPPLKIKGTGIKGGTVSIDGSISSQFLTAFLMSAPLASGDVTINIVGELVSKPYIDITLYIMQQFGVEVINNDYQTFVIKAGQQYVAPGDFLVEGDASSASYFLAAAAIKGGEIKVTGIGKNSIQGDIQFADALEQMGAEIEWGDDYVISRRGELKAVDMDFNHIPDAAMTIATAALFAEGTTAIRNVYNWRVKETDRLSAMATELRKVGAEVEEGEDYIIIKPTDNLQHAKIDTYDDHRMAMCFSLVALSDTQVTINDPGCTSKTFPDYFDKLQQLSQ
- a CDS encoding arginyltransferase → MSSDLQEIRIGLTDSHACSYLANKEERVAVALDNQMHSVSSYEVLLANGFRRSGDTIYKPHCDQCKACVPIRVSVHDFIPSKSQKRLLAKSESFTWLLKDTLDDNWFDLYSRYINARHMNGTMYPPKKKEFSQFSNCSWLNTQYLHVYSNGELIAVAVTDILTNSASAFYTFFDPDFSLSLGTLSVLLQIKHCQQQGKQWLYLGYQINECPAMNYKTRFQRHQKLVNQRWQG
- the infA gene encoding translation initiation factor IF-1, coding for MAKEDVIEMQGTVLDTLPNTMFRVELENGHVVTAHISGKMRKNYIRILTGDKVTVEMTPYDLSKGRIVFRAR
- the cysS gene encoding cysteine--tRNA ligase encodes the protein MLKIYNTLTRQKEEFKPINAGKVGMYVCGVTIYDLCHIGHGRTFVSFDVVARYLRYAGYDLTFVRNITDIDDKIIKRAAENNESCDSLTNRLIGEMHHDFDALNMKRPDHEPRATEFIAEIIQVVEKLIEKGFAYVADNGDVMFEVSKYDDYGKLSRQDLDQLQAGARVDIEVTKRSPLDFVLWKMSKPGEPTWESPWGPGRPGWHIECSAMNSSILGDHFDIHCGGSDLQFPHHENEIAQSVCAHDTTYVNTWMHSGMVMIDKEKMSKSLGNFFTIRDVLDHYDPETVRYFLMSGHYRSQLNYSEENLNQARSALERLYTSLRGLDLSVQASGGEEYKARFVEAMNDDFNTPEAYSVLFDIAREINRVKGEDLDKANQLGALLRELADVIGILGQDPETFLKGDAGDDDEVAEIEALIKLRNDSRAAKDWANADLARDKLAAMNIVLEDGPQGTTWRRK
- a CDS encoding thymidine kinase translates to MAQMYFYYSAMNAGKSTTLLQSSFNYQERGMNPVIFTAALDDRYGVGIVSSRIGLQSDAQLFQPSTNLFDVVTTLNELEPRHCILIDECQFLSKEQVYQLTEIVDKLNIPVLCYGLRTDFRGELFEGSQYLLSWADKLIELKTICHCGRKANMVIRTDESGKAIAEGDQVAIGGNDKYVSVCRQHYKEALGK
- the ruvA gene encoding Holliday junction branch migration protein RuvA gives rise to the protein MIGRLRGTLIEKLPPELLIEVNGVGYEVQMPMSCFYELPNVGEEATIYTHFVVREDAQLLYGFNTVKERALFREVIKANGVGPKLGLGILSGMTAMQFVSCVEREDISTLVKLPGVGKKTAERLVVEMKDRLKGWGAGDLFTPADDMSAIDSQPAANQSNFEEEAISALLALGYKPTQASKVVSQVAKPDMSSEALIREALKSMA
- the aat gene encoding leucyl/phenylalanyl-tRNA--protein transferase translates to MAIYLTELDKNTVDFPPTESAMVEPNGLLAFGGDLSPKRILNAYKNGIFPWYGPGEPILWWSPFPRAVFDPNTYTPSKSLKKFQRKHNYQVSINTATKQVIRYCSSVRSAKDTWLNDEMISAYSTLVDLGQCHSVEVWLEGELIGGLYGISIGEIFCGESMFSLKTNASKIALWYFCRHFAKHGGQLIDCQVMNTHLESLGAFELERSQFMQYLLSFRDKPIHSGCFDSQWLNSKA
- the ruvB gene encoding Holliday junction branch migration DNA helicase RuvB, with amino-acid sequence MIEADRLIAPNNPTFKDEDVIDRAIRPKKLEDYKGQDHVRSQMEIFIKAAQLRNEALDHLLIFGPPGLGKTTLANIVANEMGVNIRTTSGPVLEKAGDLAALLTNLEENDVLFIDEIHRLSPMVEEVLYPAMEDYQLDIMIGEGPAARSIKIDLPPFTLIGATTRAGSLTSPLRDRFGITQRLEYYQVADLQNIVQRSAHCLELSMDPEGAMEIARRARGTPRIANRLLRRVRDYAEVKADGHICSNIADKALNMLDVDVQGFDYMDRKLLLAIMEKFSGGPVGLDNMAAAIGEEKDTIEDVLEPYLIQQGYLQRTPRGRIVTDRAYLHFGIEK
- a CDS encoding glycine zipper 2TM domain-containing protein, whose translation is MRNWLWILLIFPMIANASYDRNTARPVNKVVFGKVDSVRYITKEDIRRSHATGWETLLGGVVGGIIGNQFGGGTGRQVATAVGAVAGAGIAQNHYNQEYRVEYRLVELLIKTDKGKLIDVIQDVDPDMIFQRGDSVRILYFNDGVRVDQTYDSDY
- a CDS encoding cytochrome ubiquinol oxidase subunit I — encoded protein: MIDIVDLSRLQFAMTAMYHFLFVPLTLGMTFILAIMESLYVMTNKQIYKDMTKFWGKLFGINFALGVATGLTMEFQFGTNWAYYSHYVGDIFGAPLAIEGLVAFFLESTMIGLFFFGWDRLSKRQHLAVTWLVAIGSNFSALWILIANGWMQNPVGAHFNFETMRMEMVSFSQIIFNPVAQVKFVHTVAAGYTTGAMFVLGISSYYILKGRDLPFARRSFAIAASFGMAAILSTLVLGDESGYEVGEVQKVKLASIEAEWNTEPPPASFTLFGLPNQETRKTDYAIKIPYLMGIIATRSVDTPVMGLNQLRERNVERIKNGMIAYGLLEKLRGGDKSEATVQAFDKVKHDLGYGLLLKRYTKQVTNATPQQIQKAADDSIPEVWPIFWSFRIMVACGVIMLAVFGAAFIQVCRQKIGSSRWIHKAALYSIPLPWIAVETGWYVAEGGRQPWAVGGILPTYDAASPLTASDIWTSLIVVLAFYSCLLVAEMYLMVKFARKGPSSLKTGRYHFENGENSVEDKVNRQVEA
- the cydB gene encoding cytochrome d ubiquinol oxidase subunit II is translated as MFEYETLRLIWWVLIGVLFAGFAITDGFDMGVGALVPMLGKTDNERRVMINTIAPHWDGNQVWLITAGGALFAAWPLVYATSFSGFYLAMIATLAALWLRPVGLDYRSKIESKKWRKNWDICISASGIVPPIIFGVAFGNLLQGVPFNLSEYLMPTYHGSFFGLLNPFAILCGLVSLFMILLQGTTWLQMKTTSDLHNRSKTLTQVLGLLVIVTFVAAGFWVQHIEGYVITSVMNHNAASNPLDKTVVREAGAWMHNFKEYPAMWIAPALGILMPIVAILASRLEKGGLAFLASSLTVAGIIFTAGFAMFPFVMPSSLAPSHSLTIWDATSSQLTMEIITVIAFVMVPVILGYTTWTYYKMFGRLDTKYIEENKTSAY